The genomic interval AGACCACCGAGCCCAGCGCCTCGTAGCCCGCCGCACTCAGCGCGTAGTGGGTGAGTCCCGGAACGAGGACGGCGACAGCGAGCGCCGCTCCGAACCGGACCTTCTCCGACCGGCCCATCACCGACCACCCCGGCATCGCTCGGTCATGTCCGACGGTTCGGACTCTACGAACGTGAACGCCTCGGTTCGCGTCGAAGGCGGTCTTCCCGGCGGGACTCGACCTGACAGTATGATTATATAATTGGTGACTATCTCGGATTTTACCATATATAGTCTATATATTAACTATACTAAGATATGGAACGATTTATGTGTCGAGACTTCCGGCGTTGAACCATGCGACGACGCACCTTCCTGACGGCGCTCGCGACGGCGGCGGGCAGTTCGGCCGCCGGGATCCGACTCACGGGTCGCACGGAGGCATCGTCCGGCGAGATATCCGAACTCGCGTTCTACTCCACGTCGAGTCTGGTGAACGCGAACTACGGTCCGCTCACCGACGAGTACTACGTCCCGGTCTGGGCCGAGGACACCGCCGCGAACTCCGACGAGGACGGCAACGACGACGCCTACCTCTACGCCGACGACGAGTCGATTCCGCTGGTCGCGGTCGACTGGAACGTGGTCGGGTTCGGGTCGATGCTGGTCAACGACGGCGACGCCAGCTGGCAGTACGGCAACGAGGAGTTCGTCCTCAACGTCTGGGACGACGCCCTCGGCGGGTCCGGAACCGTGCTGTGGGACGAGGGCCACGGCCAGTACTACGACCTCGCGTCGTTCTCGGAGTTCGAGTCCTACGCCGAGGACAACGGCTACACCGTCGAATCGACCAGCTCGCTCGCGTCGGACCTCGCCGACGCCGACGCCGCGGTCGTCACCTCGCCGAGCGAGGCGTTCACCTCCGAGGAACTCGGCGCGCTCGGCGACTTCGTCGACGAGGGCGGGTGGCTGTTCCTCCACGACCAGTCGGACTACGGCGACTACGACGAGACCGCGAACTTGAACGACATCCCGGGCTACCTCGACCTCGCGTTCCGGTTCAACGACGACCAGGTCGCCGACGAGTACCGGAACGCCAGCGGCGCTTACGAGCCGGTCACCGACGTGTTCGACGACGACTTCGACTACTTCGGCGACCGCGAGGGGCTCGGGCTCGACCCCGAGGAGACCTACGCCGTCACGGTCGAGGATGTCATCGACGGCGACACCGTGAAGGTCACCTTCGACGACGGGACGACCGAGAACATCCGCATCCTCGGCACCGACACGCCCGAAACGTCCTCGAACAGCCAGTACGAGCGCCCCCAGGAGTGGGAGGGCATCTCCGACGAGGAGTACCTGCAGGCCCGGGCCGACGAGGCGACCCAGTTCGGCAAGGACGAACTCGACGTGGGCTCGACGGTCGATCTGGTGTTCGACGACAACGAACCGGTCCGGGACGTCTACGACCGGATTCTGGGCTACCTCTACTACGACGCGACCGGCGACGGCAGCCGGGACGCCAACTACAACTACCGGCTGGTCGAGGAGGGCCACGCCCGCGTGTACGACTCGTCGTTCGCGAAGCACGCCGAGTTCATCGACGCCGAGCGCGCCGCGAGGGCCGACGGAGTTCAGGTGTGGGAGGAGAGCGACCCCGACGGCTCACCGGAGATACGCGACAACCCCGTCGACGACCTGTTCTTCCCCCAGACCGCCAGCGTCCGCACGTCGACCGGCGGCATCGACGACTCGCGGGTGCCCGTCTACGCGGAGTCGTCGGCGACCCAGGAGCTCGACGGCGGCCACGACTACGGCGACGGCGAGCTACCGCTGGTCGGGGTCGACGAGGACGCTAACGTCGCGGTCGTCGGTGCGCCCCTCGTCGACGAGAGCTACGAGGAGGCCGAGGGCTACGACACCGACACCTCCTCGTACGGGAACTACCCCTTCTTCACGAACCTCGTCGACTACCTCTCGGAGGTCGAGGGCGACGTGCTCGTCGACGGCGGCCACGGTCAGTTCGGCGCGGACTACGGCGTGGCGGCCGAGGACGCCGCCTACTACATGCGCTACCTCGAAGGCCAGGACATCGGGCTGGAGGGCATCAACGAACTGACCGCCGACCGACTGAGCCGGGGGCGCGCGCTCGTCGTCACCACGCCGCCGGAGTCGTTCACCGCGAGCGAAGTCGACGCCGTCCAGTCGTTCGTCGACGACGGCGGCGCGGTCGTGCTGGTGGGAAGCGGCGCGACCCCGCCGGAGGCCCGCGAGAACGCCAACGACCTGGCGGCCGAACTCGGCACCGACCTCCGGGTCAACGCCGACCGGGTCGTCGACGACTCCAACAGCGTCGGCACCAGCGCCGACGTGCCCGAGACGACCGCCTTCGACGACTCGTTCCCGCTGTTCGACGCCTACACGCCGGGGACCGCCAACGACTACGACGTGTCCATCACCGACATCCAGGAGGACGGCGAGGACAGCCTCGACGAGTACGTCGACATCCGGAACGACGGCGACGCCGACCTCGAGATGACCGGCTGGACGCTCGAAGACGAGGCCGACTACACCTACGAGTTCCCCGACGGCTTCACCCTCGGCGCGGGCGAGACCGTCCGCGTCCACACCGGTGACGGCGAGGACACCGACACCGACCTCTACTGGGGAATGGGCATCCCGGTCTGGAACAACGACGGCGACACCGCCTATCTGTACGACGACGCGGGCAACCTCGCCGACGAACTGACCTACCCCACGGAATCCGACGCGTGCGGCGACGTCGTCTGCGTGAGCGAGGTCAGCCCTGAGGGCGACACCTTGAACGAGGAGTGGGTCGAGTTCGAGAACGGGAGTTCGAGCGACCAGGAGATGACCGGCTGGACCGTCGAGGACGAGGCCGACTACACCTACGAGTTCCCCGACGGCTTCACGCTCGACGCGGGCGCGACCGTCCGACTCCACACCGGAAGCGGCACCGATTCGGACACCGACCTCTACTGGGGGTCGGGCAACTACGTCTGGAACGACGGCGGCGACACCGTCTTCGTCTACGACGACTCGGGGTCGCTCCACGTCGAGCGCAGTTACTGAACACGGCGGCGACGCTCTCAGCCTCTTTTTTCGGGACGATTCGGTACGGAGACGGCGAGACGCCCCAGTGAGCAGACGGCGACACGACCTCGACGGAAGAGCGAGGCGGGGACCAGCGGTGGAGTGAGGCAGGGACGAACAGGAGAGCGACGGCCGACGGCCCGAGAGTGGTGGACGGATTCGGTCGCGGAGCGACCGAATCCGGTAGCTGACAGGCTGACAGGCTGACAGACGACCCGAGCGGTCGACTGGCGACATTTGGCGGTCGTCTGACCGGCGTGTGGCGTGCGACGCGAGCGTGTCAGCCGACGAGTCCCTCGCTGGAGCGCTGGCTGACGGTCCCCGTCGGATGGTGTTTCGAGGCGACGGCGGGACGGGTGGGGTCGGACGCCACGTATCGAGCGTTTCCCTCCGAGAGCAAAAAGCTCGCTAATTGTTCGATATAGGTCTCAATAGTCCGGGTGACGCGGAGCGAATCGCGGCCCCTCGAACGGGCGACTCGCTCCGACGGTGGGTTTTTGACGACCGCACTCGACCGTCGAGACGTGAGCGCCATCACCTTCTTCGCCACGACCGACCTCGGCCGAATCGTCGATTTCTACGTCGAGACGGTCGGTGCCGACGTGTGGCTCGAACAGCCCGACTGCACGATTCTGAAGTACGACAACCAACTGCTGGGGTTCTGCGAGCGCGACGAGGCCGACACCGAGGGCATCCTCACGTTCGTCTACGCCGACCGGGACGGAGTGGACGAGATGTACGAGCGACTGGCCGACAGCGCCCGCGAGCGACCCCACGACAACGACACCTACGACATCTACCAGTTCTTCGCCGAGGACCCCGACGGTCGCGCGGTGGAGTTCCAGACGTTCCTGCATCCGACCGACCCGGTGTGACGTTCCTGCATCCGACCGACCCGGTGTGACGTTCCGCCGTCCGACCGACCCGGTCGGTCCCGACCGGGTCGGTCGTCGGACGGACCTGTCGGTCGGGTCACTCGACCACAAAGTACTTGCCCCACACACGTAACTCCGCGAACATGAACCGCGAGACGATGCTGGCACTCGGTATCGCTGTCGTCGTCGCGGTATCGCTGGTCTCGGTCGCTGCGGTCCCCGACGCGTTCGCAGACCCGGACTCCGACCCGGTCCGGCCCGGCCACGTCTCCATCGAGGAGGTGTCCATCGCGCCGGGCGCGGTGTCGGGCGGTACCGCGAACCTGACGGTGGACTCGCGGCTCGGCCACCGTGGCGGCACCACCGAGAACGTGTCGGTCCTCGTGCGGGCGGTCGGCCTCGAATCCGGACTCGAAGAGACCGCGGTCCGGGCGGAGGTCGGCGAGATATCCGGCGACCGCGAGGTGTCGGTCGTCCGGAACCTCTCGGTCGAGCGCGCGGGCGGCTACCGCATCGAGACGGTCGTCTATCGCGACGACGAGCGGATTGCCGATGGGAGCAAGGAGGTCCGAGGCGTCGGCACGCTCGTCCCCGAGTACGCCCGGACGAGCGTCGACTTCCACTGGCGGGCCGACGACGACCTCCCGGCCGTCGAGTACACCGTCGCCGACGCCGGGGACAACCGGACCGCGCTGAACGTCTCGACCTACCTCACCAACGAGGGCGACGACCCCTCCGAGGAACTCCGGGTCGTGCTGACCGCCCGGCAGGCCGACTCGAACATCGTCGCCGACCGCGCGACGGTGCCGGTCGGCACCATCGAACCGGGCCGGACCGCGACCCCGAACGCCGAACTCGCGGTGCCCGACGGCTACAACTACTACCTCGACGCCGTGCTGTGGAAGGACGGCGTGGTCGTCGGCACCGCCCGGAGCGTCGCCAACCTCGACCCGACCGAGACCATCGAGGCCGACGAGACGGTCCGCGAGGTCGGTATCGAGGTCGGCGACTTCGAGGACGACGACGCAGGCGCGGCGGGCGCGGCGCGGGAGACCGAAGAGCCTGCCGCCGACGCCGGAGAGGGCGGTACGCCCGGCTTCACGGCCGCCGGAGCGCTCACCGCGCTCGTCGCCGCGCTACTGCTCGCACGGAGGCAATCATGACCGAGACCGGAGACACGACCCCCGACGCGTCCGAGGAACCGACCGCTTCGAGCGATTCGAGCGTTTCGAGTGGCCCGACCGGCGTGACCACCGACGACTTCGAACTCCGCGAGACCCTCTACAAGGTGGCGCTCGGGCTGTTCGGCCTGCTCGCGGTGGTCGCCGTCGTCCAGCTGTACGCCAGCGTGGGCGCGACGATAAACACGTTCATCGACCACGAGTACCGCCCGCTGTTCCGGGCGGCGTTCAATCTGGTCGTGCTGTTGACGGCCGGAATCGGTATCTCGTGGTGCGTCCGGGAGTTGAGCGGGGAGTAAGGGCGGGAGTCGGCACGGCAACACGCACCGCTGGAGAACGTCGAAGCCGAAAGTTAGGTGGCTGGGGAGTTGCGGACGCAGATTCCGAACGGCCAACGACCGTTCGATTTTGGGATGGGCCAACGCGGATTTGAACCGCGAACCTCCCGGTTATCAGCCGAGCGCTCAACCTGATTGAGCTATTGGCCCAGATGAGCGCATTCGGTGATTGCGCGGTCGGATGTTTAAGCGTTTCCTTTCGACCCGGGGACGTGACGCCCTCGCGTGGTTCTGCCCTCTCGTCGGCCACAGCGCAGGTCGTCGGTCGCGTCCGAGGCGACTACTCCTCCTCGTCGTCCTCGAACTCGATGTCGTAGGCGTCGTCGTCCACCCGGTACGTGTCGTCGGGCGCGGACTCGCTCGCGCCCGCGCCGCCGGTCCCGGGGCCGCCCGAGCCGTCAGCACCGCCCGTGCCACCAGAATCGCCCGGGCCGCCGAAACCGCCGAAGCCGCCTAGACCACCGGAACCGCCCGCGCCAGCGCCGTCGGGGCCGGGGCCGCCCGTGCCGCCGCCGCCGTCGTCGGCGTTCGGGAACCCGAAGGTGTAGACGTTGCCGGTGGCGAACCCGCCGGTCTGCTTCTCGACGTAGGGGGTGACGACCCAGCGCTGGACCGCCTCGCGGACCACGATCCGCGAGGGCGAGAACGCCAGCAGGAAGCCAACCGCGTCGGTCACCAGCCCCGGGGTCAACAGGAACGCGCCCGCCGCGATGAGGAGCGCGCCGTCGGTGAGTTCGTCGGTGGGCACCCGTCCCTCGGCGACCGTACGCTGGAGCTTCCGGACGGTGTGGCGGCCCTCCGCCCGGACCAGCAGGGTCCCGACGAGCGCGGTCAGCACCACGAGCGCGACCGTCAGGACCGGGCCGAGTTGCGTCGCCACATAGACGAGGAACAGCGCGTCGAGGAGCGGGATGAGGAGCAGTCCCAGCAGGATGCGTTTCAGCATTTACCTGCTCCGGGCTAGTCGTTCGCGCGGTAAAACCCTTTAGGTGCGGAGAGGTGTCGTGAGAGACACTTGATCGTTCTTTTCGAATCGGGGCTGAGGAAGATTCGAGGCGATGAAGTCTTCGAAAGCCCCTGCCCGCTCGCCACTGGAGGACAAACCGCGTCCTCCAAGCCTTCGGCGTCGCCGAAGACACCGGCAGAGCTTCGCTCTGCCGAGCCCTCGTTCGCGCCGTCGGACCTGCAGTCCGACGAGCCCCCACTCGCTTCGCTCGCGGGGACTTCGCTCACGAGGAGGCCGCTCGCCGACATATCCTCCGCTCACTTCGTTCGCTCCGGATAGGGGGTCGCCGAGACGACCAAGACGGACGCGAGCGGGCGGCCCCTTTCAGTCCACCCAAACAGTGGTTCGCGCCGCCGAGCGTGACATAACGTGGATATCTCCGGCCACGCGCGACGCGCGGGTCGGGCGAGTAACAAGGCATTTGCCGACCCGCACCGAACCGAAGCGCATGATAGGTGTCGTCGGCGGGGGAATCGCGGGTCTGGCAACCGCGTACCGCCTTCAGCAACACGGCCGCGACGTGCAGGTGTTCGAAGCCAGCGATCAGGTCGGCGGGCTGGCCGCGGTGTACGAGACCGCGGGCGACCCCGTCGAGAAGTTCTACCACCACCTCTCGGCCTCGGAGGAGACCATCATCGACCTCGTCGAGGAACTGGGACTGGGCGACGACCTGGTGTGGCCCATCGGGAAGAACGCCTACTACATGGAGGGCACCGTCTACCCCCTCGACAAACCCTGGGAGATAGCCGCCTACCCGTACATGAGCACCTACGACAAGTTCCGGCTCGCGATGCTCACGCAGGAGATAGACGTGCGCGGCGGGATTCCGACGTTCGACACCTACGAGAATCTGGAGGACTTCGAGGACGTGCCCATCAAGGAGTTCCTGCTCGACCACACCACCCGCGGCGTCTACGAGAACTTCTTCGAACCCCTGCTCGACGCCAAGTTCGGCGACCGGAAGGAGGACGTGAGCGCGGCGTGGTTGCTGGGCCGCATCAAGTTTCGGGGCGAGCGCGACCTCCTCCGGGGCGAACCGCTGGGTTACCTCGAAGGCGGGTTCGGCCGACTCCTCGACGCGCTCGTGGCCGAGGTCGGCGAGGAGAACATCACCACGAACGCCCGGGTCGCCGACCTCGCCGTCGGCGACGGCGAGGTCGGCGAGATGACGGTCGAGGTGGGAGAGTCCTCGGCAGTCGAAGGGGCAAAAGCAGAGGCCGACGGTGGGGTCACGACCGAGACCCACGAGGTCGACGACGTGGTGGTCGCGGCGATGCCCAACGTCCTCGAAGCGCTCACCGGCTACGAGTGCGACATCGACTTCCAGGGCGCGGTCTGCGCGCTGGTGACGATGGACGAGGCGCTGACCGACACCTACTGGCTCAACGTCGGCCACGACGCGCCCTTCGGCGCGCTCATCGAGCACACCAACTACGTCCCGCCGGAGAACTACGGCGGCGACCACCTGCTGTACATCGCCAGCTACATTCAGGACTACGAGGAGGACCTCTGGCAGATGGACGAAGACGAGGTCCGGGACCTCTGGCTCGGCCACGTCGAGGAGATGTTCCCCGACTGGGACCGCTCGCACGTCGAGGAGTTCCGCCTCGCGAAGAACCCCCGCGCCGCGCCCATCTACGAGCGCGGGTACCTCGACACGGTGATTCCGTACGACCTCGGCGAGGACATCGCGGACGGAATCTACTACGCCGGGATGGCGAGTCGGGCGCAGTACCCCGAGCGAAGTCTAAATGGCGGCATCGTCGCGGGGTTCGAGTGCGCCGACAGGATTGCGGGGCGGAAGGAAGTCGTGAGTCCGGAGTAGTCCCCGCGTTCGCTCACGGCAGTTCGTAGAGGTCCTCGCGCTTACGTTCGAACTCGGCGACCGTACCGCGAGAGACTTCCCGGTAGTCGGTCGCCCGCATGAACTCGGTGAGAGTCCCCGTGAGGTCCGCCACCGCCGTCAGGAACTCCGTCGTCTCGACGACGTACTGATGGTCTCCGATGGGGTCTCCGAGGCCGTCTTCCATGTCGATGTAGATTCGGTCGTTCGCCAGCGCCAACTCCCAGTCGATGTACGCACAGCCACGGATTCCGCAGGCACAGCAGAAGTAATAGCCGTCGTCGTGAGCCGTCTCGAAGAGCGACTCGATTCCCTCGTGGAACGCCGTCACCGTGTCGCTCAGGTCGAACCGCGACGGAAGCTTGTTCTTGTGGGTCAGTTCCTCGCCATTCAAATGGACGTGAATCGTCGCGAGGACGTACTCGTCGAACAGCCGTTGGTACTCGGGTCGCTCGGGTTTCGAGAGGCCGCACGCCTCGAACTCCAGCTCCCGAATCTCGGTTCGACCTCCACCGTCGTCGTCGCTCATCGGTGACGGACGTGGTTCCGGGTCGAACAAATAGCTTGGGAGGTCGTTACGCCTCTGCGTCCTCGTCCACGCCGGGCGCTCGGCTCACGTCCACCTCGTCGGGTTCCTCCCACCCACCGACGCGAACCTCGCCGTCCGGCCCCTCGACGTACACGTCGTCGGCGAACCCGCCCTCGGCGTAGGGGTGTTCGGGCTCTTCGAGTTTCTCGGGCGTCGAGGGCGCGTCCGGAATCCCGGCGGCGGGCGCGAACTCCCCGAGCGGGTCGTCGATGGAGATGCCGTGGCGCTCGAAGAAGGTCTCGTAGCGGTCGTAGTGGTCGCCGAGTTCGTCGACCGGGAACTCCATCATCTCGGTCCAGCCGTGGTTGTAGAAGTCGAAGTTGGCCTGGACGTGGGTTATCTCGCGGGCCTCGGCCTCGGGCGCGCCCTCCTGCAGCGCGGTCAGGTAGGTGTCCATCGTGGCGTCGAAGAAGGCGTCGAGACGCTCGCGGCGCTCCTCGCGGCGGGCTTCGTCGGCCTTTTTCAGGAAGATGTCGGTGTGCATCGAGACGAGCTTGTCCTTCACGATGTCCGAGACCACGGGCAGTTCCAGCGCCTTCCGGGACGCGAAGTGGCGGGCGTTCTGGCGAATCTTCATGGCCGGACGTTGGGGCGCGAGTCCTAAAAGGTCGTCTGTTGGGCAACCCCTCGCACGATTCGCAGATAGCAACCCACTTTAACCCCGATACTGAAGATTCGGCTATGAGCGAGTCGTACGTGATAATCGGTGACGGTATCGCGGGGAGCTCCGCAGCGGAGACCCTCCGCGAGCAAGCCCCGGATGCCGACATAACGGTCATCACCGACGAAGGTGAGGCCCTGTACAACCGAATCCTCATCAAGGAATTCGCCAAGGGCAAACTCCCCGAAGCGCCAATCTCCATCCACGAGCCCGAGTGGTACGACGAGCGGGACATCGACCTCGAACTCAACACGTTCGTCACGTCGGTCGACACCGACGCCCACGAGGTCCACACCCACGACAGCGGGACCTACGAGTACGACAAACTCCTCGTGGCGACGGGCGGCACGCCGACCAGCCTGTCGAGTTTCGGCATCGAGAACGCCGACGCCGACGGCGTCCACCACTTCTGGACGTTCCAGGACGCCCGGAAGATACAGGAGAACGCGAGCGAGGCCGACACCGGCGCCGTCGTGGGCGCGGGCCTGCTCGGCATCGACCTCGCGGCGGTCTGTGCCGCCCAGGAGGTCGACGCCCACTACATCATGCGGGGCAACCGCTGGTGGCGCTACGGCCTGAGCCTCGACGGCGCGGAGATCATCCACGACGCGCTCGAAGAGAAGGGCGTCGAGTGCGTCTTCGAGAGCGGGGTCGAGCGGTTCGAGACCGACGACGAGGGTCGCGTGGTCTCGACCGTCGACGCCAACGGCGAGGAGTTCGACAGCGACTTCGTCGGCGTCGCCATCGGCCTAGACTTCAACACCGAGTACCTCCAGGGGACGGGCATCGAGGAGGACAGCGGCATCGTGGTCGACCAGTACATGCAGACGAGCGTCGAGGACGTCTACGCGGCGGGCGACATCACGCGCTACTACGACGTCATCCTCGACGAGTACGCCCAGAACGGCTCGTGGGGCTCGGCGAAGGAGCAGGGCCAGATCGCCGCGAAGAACATGGTCGCCGACGGCGAGGAGGCGGAGTTCCGCTGGGTGTCGTCGTACTCCATCACCCACTTCGACTTCCCGTTCCTCAGCTTCGGCTTCCCGACGCTGGGCGACGACGAGTGCGAGCGCAAGTACAGCGACACCGAGTGGCGGCGGCTCGCGTTCAAGGACGGCAAGCTCGTCGGCGGCGTCCTCATCGGCGACATCGCCCCGCAGGGCAAGTACAAGGACCTCATCCGCCGCGAGGTCGAGGTCGCCGACCAGAAAGAGGTCCTGCTGGAGAAGGACTTCGACCCCGAGGAACTGGCGATTCCGCCCGAGCAGTAGGGAATCGCGCGACCACGAACTCTCGATTTTCTCGGCGACGAGGACCGTTCGGGTCACCGAGCGCGTCGGTCTCGGAATCCGCGGCTCACCAGCCCTGCACGCCAGCCTCGAAGACGAACACGACCGCCTGCCCGGTCGCCAAGAGGCTCGCGTACGCGAGCGCCGGGACGAGCAAGCTGTCGGTTCGGTCGTACGCGTAGGCCGCGAGTCCGAGGACGGCGACCTGCGTGGTCACGAACAGGCCGCCAGCGACCGACTCGACCGCGGCGACCCCCGAGAGGGCGGCGACCCCGAACAGGACGAGCGCGGGCAGGTACGACAGAGCGCGTAGCCACCGCCGACCGACGCGGTCGGCGGCGAACAGTGCGACGCCGATGGTGGCGACGAACAGCACCGCGCCCCCGAGCCGCCCCCGCTCGGGGAACGGCGAGAGGCCGCCGCGAGCGCTCAGTAGCAGGAAGCTCGCCACGGCCGTCGTCGCGACGACCGCGATATCGCCGTCGGTGACCCTCCCGAGACTTCCCTGAACGACGACCTGACAGGTCAGCAGGTAGCTCGGGACGCCGACGAACAGTCCGAGTCCGGTGACAACGAGGAACGGTTCGAGGGGAACGTCGGCCGCGACAGCGGTCATCGTCAGCGACCCGTACGGGACGCCGGTGAGCGCGCCGACGAACTTGGTGAGGCCGACGAGGACCGCGGGGAGCGCAATCGCGACCCCGACGAGCGGCAGGTCGTCGGCCGACGGCAACGCCACGCCGACCTCGATGTCGCGGAGCGTCACGTACGCCCCGGCGAACAGGAAACTCCCGGCGAGTAGCAGGCTTCCGCCGAGGAGACCCTCGACCGGAAGACCACCGGGGAGCGACAGGGCGTCGACGGCCGACGACGCGACCGTCGACGCGGTGTGATGCCAGAGAGCGAATCCGCCCACCGCGCAGACGGCGAACGCGAGTTCGGTCGCAATCGGGTGGTTTTCCCGGCCGAGCGTGGGGCGGGAGGCTCGATTCGACATGGTTCCGCTTTCAGACGCGATGACATTAATGTTTTGACGTTTGTGGCGCGGTTCGCGTCGTGTTTCGCCCGTCCCGTACGCGGGCGGGGGGACTCGGCGACACCTGCTTGAACCCAACGTTGTTGTGGCTGGAAGCGGTACGTGACGGTCCATGCCCCAGCTCGAAATCGACCTGTCGGACGACATGGACATGCAGATAGACCAGCTGGTCTCCCAGGAGGAGTTCGTCGACCGGCAGGAGGCCCTCGAAGAGATGCTCTCGCTCGGCATCAAGGAGTACCAGACTACCATGGGAACCGAGACCCGCGACGAGATGGAGTTCGCCGACGAGATGATGGAGACCACGGAGCGCTCGCTGGGCGAAGACGACGACGGCTACCGGTTCTGAGCCGACCGCTACCGGATTCGCGTTCCGTTTCTGAATTCTGGTCGTTGATTCCGGATGGGGGAAGGTTTAAGATACTCCAAGACATTTGCTATCATGTAACACGATGTCATCGAACACGACTATGGGAACCGACGGGGACGCCCGCACCCTGCGCGTCCACCCGACGACCGCCGCGCCGCCCGGCACTCCCGTGCGGCACTTCGACGAACTACCGGAGCGCGCACAGCAGTTGCTCGCCGAACGACCCGACCGAGGGACCGTCGCGGTCTCGCCCGAACTCGCCGCGACGTTCGCCAACGAGCCCGTAGTCGTGTTCTCGGAGTACCTCCGGGTCGAACGCGCGTAGTCGGGCCGTACTCGCCGAGGGCGGGACCGAAGGCGTTTTGCCCGCCACGCGCGGAGGGGGAGATATGAACGGAAGCGGCGAGATGACCCTCGCCTTCGAACTCTCGGCGCTCGAAGAACTGGCCAGCCCGGGCACGGTGTTCGAGGACGCCCGCCGGTGGAGCGAGTACGTCGGCGTCGTCTCCGACAAGCCCACCTACGTGGTGACCAACTTCACCCGCAAGAACCGCATCCGCCAGGACTTCTTCTCCGGCCCGAAGGGGAAGGGCGAGAGCCTCGAAAGCGTGCGCGAACAGTTCGACACCGACCGCCACGTCTTCGTCGGCACGACCGACGACGACCGCGACCTCGCCGACGAACACGAGTGGGAGTACCTCGACGTGGCGGAGGCCGCCGAGGCCGCCGAGTGGCGACTGGCCGAGGAGGTCGAGACCCCCGCGACCGAGGAGGACGAGGACCAGCGCGACGACTGGCCCTGACGGTCAGTAGGTCGCGACTTCGACGCCAGCGATTCGCTCGAAATC from Halorussus salilacus carries:
- a CDS encoding lamin tail domain-containing protein translates to MRRRTFLTALATAAGSSAAGIRLTGRTEASSGEISELAFYSTSSLVNANYGPLTDEYYVPVWAEDTAANSDEDGNDDAYLYADDESIPLVAVDWNVVGFGSMLVNDGDASWQYGNEEFVLNVWDDALGGSGTVLWDEGHGQYYDLASFSEFESYAEDNGYTVESTSSLASDLADADAAVVTSPSEAFTSEELGALGDFVDEGGWLFLHDQSDYGDYDETANLNDIPGYLDLAFRFNDDQVADEYRNASGAYEPVTDVFDDDFDYFGDREGLGLDPEETYAVTVEDVIDGDTVKVTFDDGTTENIRILGTDTPETSSNSQYERPQEWEGISDEEYLQARADEATQFGKDELDVGSTVDLVFDDNEPVRDVYDRILGYLYYDATGDGSRDANYNYRLVEEGHARVYDSSFAKHAEFIDAERAARADGVQVWEESDPDGSPEIRDNPVDDLFFPQTASVRTSTGGIDDSRVPVYAESSATQELDGGHDYGDGELPLVGVDEDANVAVVGAPLVDESYEEAEGYDTDTSSYGNYPFFTNLVDYLSEVEGDVLVDGGHGQFGADYGVAAEDAAYYMRYLEGQDIGLEGINELTADRLSRGRALVVTTPPESFTASEVDAVQSFVDDGGAVVLVGSGATPPEARENANDLAAELGTDLRVNADRVVDDSNSVGTSADVPETTAFDDSFPLFDAYTPGTANDYDVSITDIQEDGEDSLDEYVDIRNDGDADLEMTGWTLEDEADYTYEFPDGFTLGAGETVRVHTGDGEDTDTDLYWGMGIPVWNNDGDTAYLYDDAGNLADELTYPTESDACGDVVCVSEVSPEGDTLNEEWVEFENGSSSDQEMTGWTVEDEADYTYEFPDGFTLDAGATVRLHTGSGTDSDTDLYWGSGNYVWNDGGDTVFVYDDSGSLHVERSY
- a CDS encoding NAD(P)/FAD-dependent oxidoreductase → MSESYVIIGDGIAGSSAAETLREQAPDADITVITDEGEALYNRILIKEFAKGKLPEAPISIHEPEWYDERDIDLELNTFVTSVDTDAHEVHTHDSGTYEYDKLLVATGGTPTSLSSFGIENADADGVHHFWTFQDARKIQENASEADTGAVVGAGLLGIDLAAVCAAQEVDAHYIMRGNRWWRYGLSLDGAEIIHDALEEKGVECVFESGVERFETDDEGRVVSTVDANGEEFDSDFVGVAIGLDFNTEYLQGTGIEEDSGIVVDQYMQTSVEDVYAAGDITRYYDVILDEYAQNGSWGSAKEQGQIAAKNMVADGEEAEFRWVSSYSITHFDFPFLSFGFPTLGDDECERKYSDTEWRRLAFKDGKLVGGVLIGDIAPQGKYKDLIRREVEVADQKEVLLEKDFDPEELAIPPEQ
- a CDS encoding DUF6149 family protein — protein: MKIRQNARHFASRKALELPVVSDIVKDKLVSMHTDIFLKKADEARREERRERLDAFFDATMDTYLTALQEGAPEAEAREITHVQANFDFYNHGWTEMMEFPVDELGDHYDRYETFFERHGISIDDPLGEFAPAAGIPDAPSTPEKLEEPEHPYAEGGFADDVYVEGPDGEVRVGGWEEPDEVDVSRAPGVDEDAEA
- a CDS encoding FxsA family protein, with product MLKRILLGLLLIPLLDALFLVYVATQLGPVLTVALVVLTALVGTLLVRAEGRHTVRKLQRTVAEGRVPTDELTDGALLIAAGAFLLTPGLVTDAVGFLLAFSPSRIVVREAVQRWVVTPYVEKQTGGFATGNVYTFGFPNADDGGGGTGGPGPDGAGAGGSGGLGGFGGFGGPGDSGGTGGADGSGGPGTGGAGASESAPDDTYRVDDDAYDIEFEDDEEE
- a CDS encoding NAD(P)/FAD-dependent oxidoreductase, which encodes MIGVVGGGIAGLATAYRLQQHGRDVQVFEASDQVGGLAAVYETAGDPVEKFYHHLSASEETIIDLVEELGLGDDLVWPIGKNAYYMEGTVYPLDKPWEIAAYPYMSTYDKFRLAMLTQEIDVRGGIPTFDTYENLEDFEDVPIKEFLLDHTTRGVYENFFEPLLDAKFGDRKEDVSAAWLLGRIKFRGERDLLRGEPLGYLEGGFGRLLDALVAEVGEENITTNARVADLAVGDGEVGEMTVEVGESSAVEGAKAEADGGVTTETHEVDDVVVAAMPNVLEALTGYECDIDFQGAVCALVTMDEALTDTYWLNVGHDAPFGALIEHTNYVPPENYGGDHLLYIASYIQDYEEDLWQMDEDEVRDLWLGHVEEMFPDWDRSHVEEFRLAKNPRAAPIYERGYLDTVIPYDLGEDIADGIYYAGMASRAQYPERSLNGGIVAGFECADRIAGRKEVVSPE
- a CDS encoding DUF7490 domain-containing protein, yielding MNRETMLALGIAVVVAVSLVSVAAVPDAFADPDSDPVRPGHVSIEEVSIAPGAVSGGTANLTVDSRLGHRGGTTENVSVLVRAVGLESGLEETAVRAEVGEISGDREVSVVRNLSVERAGGYRIETVVYRDDERIADGSKEVRGVGTLVPEYARTSVDFHWRADDDLPAVEYTVADAGDNRTALNVSTYLTNEGDDPSEELRVVLTARQADSNIVADRATVPVGTIEPGRTATPNAELAVPDGYNYYLDAVLWKDGVVVGTARSVANLDPTETIEADETVREVGIEVGDFEDDDAGAAGAARETEEPAADAGEGGTPGFTAAGALTALVAALLLARRQS
- a CDS encoding VOC family protein: MSAITFFATTDLGRIVDFYVETVGADVWLEQPDCTILKYDNQLLGFCERDEADTEGILTFVYADRDGVDEMYERLADSARERPHDNDTYDIYQFFAEDPDGRAVEFQTFLHPTDPV